A single region of the Acidimicrobiia bacterium genome encodes:
- the rpoD gene encoding RNA polymerase sigma factor RpoD, translated as MTEPEPAPSRIDPGALDPILDELVTRGRERSSLTSGEIFAALHTLEPETAELAEIYQRIEARGIAIQDEITEELELEDARRRDDAAHRTRRAEPSRSTTVTRPGEVAAPRAARPRRDVASVFDEPAARGDRTGETGSFDPVRMYLKDIGKVPLLTAAQEVNLARRIEAGVLAGERLELNAAMSPEQGTSELANVEDGELAKQQLTEANLRLVVSIAKRYVGRGMALLDLVQEGNLGLMRAVEKFDYTKGFKFSTYATWWIRQAITRAIADQARTIRIPVHMVETMNKVLRVQRQMLQELGREPTVEEIARKVDLTSDKVREIQRISQEPLSLETPVGEEDDSSLGDFVPDSTAPEPTEEAEQRGLREEITRALEELNEREREIMRLRFGLDDGQPHTLEEVGRRFKVTRERIRQIESKTLAKLRHPTRSQRLRAYLDGA; from the coding sequence GTGACGGAGCCCGAGCCGGCACCTTCCCGTATCGACCCCGGCGCGCTCGACCCGATCCTGGACGAGCTCGTCACCCGCGGCCGCGAGCGCAGCTCGCTCACCTCGGGCGAGATCTTCGCGGCCTTGCACACCCTCGAGCCCGAGACGGCCGAGCTGGCCGAGATCTACCAGCGGATCGAGGCCCGTGGGATCGCGATCCAGGACGAGATCACCGAGGAGCTCGAGCTCGAGGACGCGCGGCGGCGCGACGACGCCGCACACCGGACCCGGCGCGCCGAGCCGAGCCGCTCGACGACCGTCACCCGGCCCGGCGAGGTCGCCGCGCCCCGCGCCGCTCGACCCCGGCGGGACGTCGCGTCCGTGTTCGACGAGCCGGCCGCCCGCGGCGACCGGACCGGCGAGACCGGGAGCTTCGATCCGGTCCGGATGTACCTGAAGGACATCGGCAAGGTGCCGCTCCTCACGGCGGCGCAGGAGGTGAACCTCGCTCGCCGCATCGAGGCCGGCGTGCTGGCGGGGGAGCGCCTCGAGCTGAACGCGGCCATGAGCCCCGAGCAGGGGACCAGCGAGCTGGCGAACGTCGAGGACGGCGAGCTCGCCAAGCAGCAGCTCACCGAGGCGAACCTTCGCCTCGTCGTCTCGATCGCCAAGCGCTACGTCGGGCGGGGCATGGCGCTCCTGGACCTGGTCCAGGAGGGGAACCTGGGCCTGATGCGGGCAGTCGAGAAGTTCGACTACACGAAGGGGTTCAAGTTCTCCACCTACGCGACCTGGTGGATCCGTCAGGCCATCACCCGGGCCATCGCCGACCAGGCGCGCACCATCCGCATCCCCGTGCACATGGTCGAGACGATGAACAAGGTGCTGCGGGTGCAACGCCAGATGCTGCAGGAGCTCGGACGAGAGCCGACGGTCGAGGAGATCGCCCGCAAGGTCGACCTCACCTCCGACAAGGTGCGCGAGATCCAGCGGATCTCCCAGGAGCCGCTGTCGCTCGAGACGCCGGTCGGGGAGGAGGACGACAGCTCCCTCGGAGACTTCGTCCCCGACTCGACCGCGCCCGAGCCCACCGAGGAGGCCGAGCAGCGAGGCCTGCGGGAGGAGATCACCCGGGCCCTCGAGGAGCTCAACGAGCGCGAGCGCGAGATCATGCGGCTCCGCTTCGGCCTGGACGACGGCCAGCCTCATACGCTCGAGGAGGTCGGCCGTCGCTTCAAGGTGACCCGAGAGCGCATCCGCCAGATCGAGTCGAAGACCCTCGCCAAGCTGCGGCACCCGACCCGCTCGCAGCGCCTCCGCGCCTACCTCGACGGTGCGTGA